TAAAGTGGCGTTTGGGTGCTTGGTTTTATATTCCCGCTGTCGTGTTAGAAACAGTCCGATCCAGATGTTTGAGCTGGAGCTGGACTCGCGTCGGTAGAAGCATCTGCTGCCTCACGACGTTTCTGTGCTTTTGGTTTGCAGATGTTCATGAGGCCTGAATTCGCTCTGGAGGACTCGGCCACCTTCAACAGCGTGCTGCCCTGGTCGCACTTCAACAGCGCCGGAGGGAAGAGCAGCAGAGACGTGGCCTCCtccaagctgctgcaggagaaggtGACCTCCCTcgtcctcagcccccccccccccccccccctccaccccgagTGTAACCTCACCTCGAGCTCCtggtctctctcctccagctgagtcACTACCTGGACGTGGTGGAGGTGAGCATCGCCCGGCAGATCTCGCTGCGCTCCGAGGCCTTCTTCCACGCCATGTCGTCGCAGCACGAGCTGCAGGACCGCCTGCAGGAGACGCAGCGGGCCGTGGCCGTGCTGCGGGGCCGCACCGCCGCCATCGACCGCATCATGTGCCGGGGGCCCCTGCGGGCGCTCCGCACCGCCCTGACGCGCAACAACTGCGCCAGGCTGCACAACAAGCTGAAGCTGATGGCGGCGGTGCACCAGACGCAGCCCACCgtgcagctgctgctctccacCTCCGAGTTCGTCGGAGCGCTGGAGCTCATCTCCACCACCAaggaggtgctgcagcaggagctgcaggggATCCACAGCTTCAGGTGAGGGGGGGCAGCAAAGTTTGGGTTTAGATCCGGACTGGAGTGCATCCTCGTGGGAGAAGTTGATGTAATTCTTAACCTGTGAATGAGCAGATGACGCAGACACATTCTGGTTATCAGTGTGGCCTTTTGAtcagagaggcttttattttgaaaaggcctCCCTTGAAGAGTCATCCgtttttaacagatttgaacTCTGAGCTGTTGTCACGTGAAACCAGCTTCCACCAAATCGCTTgcctctgtccgtccgtccgcagACATCTGGGCTCCCAGCTGTGCGAGCTGGAGAAGCTGATCGATAAGATGATGGTGGAGGATTTCAGCATGTACGCCCGCAGCGACCTGAACCGCAGCCTGAGGGACGAGCCGCTGGTCCTGGAGAAGGTctgaactcctcctcctcctaagcCTTCATCCAGTCCTCTTGTCTACTGTGTTCAGCCCAATCAAAGAAGAGATTAATGAGTGGGAAGCTGGTCCTACATGTACCAATACATTTAAAGACAGAGTAACATAGACAAAAAACAATGGTGAGACATCCAATAATATGTGGAGGGATTTGTTGATGGATGTGAAGGAGGCGTTTGAATCTTCTTCGATTTGTTTCAACGTGTtcgttggctcttttttttaaagagaaacatGTTTCTTTGATGTCGATGGCGAACTTTTACCTTGTAAAACACAAGAGTTAATTTACTCAGACACATGAAGGGtgagatcatgtgacctgctaTGCGTTTAACAGACAATGTGCTCATCACAGGTCCACAGACCTAACGCTGACTCCCAGaaggtgggacacacacacacacacacacacacacacacacacacacacacacacacacacacacacacacacacacacacacacacacacacacacacacacacacacacacacacacacacacacacacacacacacacacacacacacacacacacacacacacacacacacacacacacacactcactcaaatCATCATCAGAGTGTTTGTTTTGACGTGCCTGGAGTGCCTGACGGGTGGAGTTAACTGCGTCCGGTGATTCAGATGCGGTCAAGCAGGTTTATCCGAAGTAAaacgtgtgtacgtgtgttttaTATCCCTCTGGTCTCCAGGCAGGTCGAATGAGCACTGACTACTTCTTAAATGTGTCCTTTGAGTGCTGCATGTTTACCAATGTACCAAATGTTGATTCAAATCTGTCGCCAATCAAATCCTACAGAGCAGAATGGAGGTTTTCCTACAAAATTTAAGATTAAAGCAAATACTATTAAattcaattattaaattatttttaaactatAAAATTAAATAATCCACTAAAACTTTCTTCTGCACTATTTCATTACTTTAATTAAGTTTAGTCAGCGTAAAcgtaatttactttttttaaatttcattattatttctcaTGGATAAACCCATTTTAAATAATCATGACCTTTAAAAACAATCCGTTTTCATTTTTGATCTTACCATCttattttgtgtaaatgtgtattttggatGAAATGGTTGATTTACAAAATCTCTGGGTTTTGCTGCTTGAAAATCTTAATTTATTTCAAACTGAATCACATTTCCTGCCGAATTAAATGCTGCATTTTGTCTAGTTTGGTCTTAACGCATCAGGCCTTTCGTTgagtttttatttgaatattgtgtgtgtttgtgtgcgtttaggACCGTCTGGAGTCCCTGGTGTTCGGCCTGCTGCGCCAGAGGAAGCTGGACTTTCTGGATATTTACAGCGATGAGATGATCTTTGCTGCTAAGGCCATCGTCTCGCAGGTAACgagcacatttttcttttctttttttcactacTTGGAAAGAACTCTGTTAATATAAGCTGCTCGTGGGTCTTTTCAGTGTGTAGCAGAAAACGTTTTGAACATAGAAGATATCGACACTGAAGTCGTCACTAAGTAGGTGGAGCCCTGAACGTTCATAAAGAAACGCGTCCGTCTATTGTTTATCAATAATAAGCAGATTATCCTGCCTGAACAGGATGTGgttaaccgtgtgtgtgtgtgtgtgtgtgtgtgtgtgtgtgtaggctagCTGACCAGATGCGTCTGATGACGTTCCCTCAGTTGTTTGAGCTGCTGAAGAACATCTTTGCGagtttccttctcttcctgcaGAGGATCAAGGTCGGTCAGATGTCCTCAGGCGCGTTCGGCCGTCTTTTGAACCGACGTGAAAACACTGAACGCGTCTCTCCCCTCAGGCCACCCTCGGCGTGATCCAAGGCGTGGTCCTGGAGGTCCTGTCCTCCAACCAGAGGCTGCGGCTCCTGGAGGCGGGGGCCGGCTCGGGGGCCGCGGTCCAGGAGGCGGCTCCCCCCGGCCCGTCGCTCCCGCAGGGGGAGGCCGAGCTGGCCTACCTCACCCACGAGGGGCTGTTCATCAGCGACGCGCTGAACGAGGCCCGGCAGCAGGCGGCCCGGGAGCAGAGCCCCCCCGAGCAGAGTCGGGCGGAggcggccggcggcggcggcggcagcgacTCGGCGGTGACCTCCGTCAGCAGGGAGCAGAGCCTCATGTACGTCGCCATGCGAGCGCGGACCCCAAACGGGGGTCAAAGTGCAGCGATGTGTTGTGATGCGTCACATTTAAAACGGGACGGCGGGTGTTAACGGCTCCCCGTGAACGTGTTCAGGTCCGGCGAGACGGCGATGCCCACCGACCTGGAGCTCAACCGCGTGACCAGCAACCTCCAGGAGCTGCTGCACACGGCCTGCGACGTCAGCCACGACCGCTGCGTCAAAGTCCTCACGGCCAGAGCCAAGGTACGCGCGGGGTGCAAGCGGGGAGGACGccacggagccccccccccccccgacacaacACTGAGACGCGTTGCTCGTTGTCCCCCCGCAGGACGGCTCCCTGGAGCGCCTCAGCTCGGCCGAGTTCGTGTCGCTCTCTCGGGCCGTGGAGGCCTTCGTCGGGGACACGGAGGAGCTGTGCAGCAGGCGCAGCGTCTCCCTGCGGGGGGCGCTGCAGAGCCAGGCCAACCGCTTCGTGCACCGCTTCCACGACGAGCGCAAGACCAAACTCAGGTGAGCCGCCGACCCCTAATGTGTGCAACGTGTGCGGAGGTCGAGGAGCAGCGGTTCTGACGTCTGTGGCCGTTTCACAGCCTCCTCATGGACAACGAGCGCTGGAAGCAGGCCGACGTCCCCGCCGAGTTTCAGGACCTGGTGAACTCCATCGCGGGCGGAAGGATAGCGCTGCCGGAGCGCAAAGTCCCAGGTTCCTATCACGGATTGTCTTACTTCCTTCAGGAGAAATCCGGCAGAGACGCGATAAGAAAAGTTACTGGAAAAACCACTTTATTGTGAAACGCCTATTCGCATACTTGGAACAACAAGTCTcctaaaactaaaataaatttaaaaaaaagaaagaaaaaaaaggttatttagCCAAATGTTTCGCAGAAGAATGAGGGTAGATTCGTTTCGACTGAACAAACGAGTGGGATCAACTTCGATTGAACCCGTGTGCGTGTGATGACAtgttgtgtttccgtgtgcAGGTCAGGAGGACAGGAAGCCCGCCGACTTCCTGCTCGTCAACGGGCAGAAGTACGCCGTGGTCGGGTACGTGGCCCGTCTGGCGCCGTCCGCTCAGCTCACGCGGTCCGCGAGACGTGTTGTGACCATCGTCttcgtgtgtctctctctctctccaggacGGTTCTGCTGCTGATCCGGATCTTTCTGGAATACTGTCAGTGCGTCAACGACATCCCGTCCATCGCCACCGACATGCTGACCCGCCTGTCGGACCTCCTCAAGGTCGGAAACCGCCTCCAGCACTCGCACCGCGTCCGCGTTTTAGAGCCTCGCGCTCCCTGCGGGACGATTGGTCCGACCGGCTGTCAATCAAGCCCTGGTCCCTCCGAGCAGAACCAATTACATGATGCATTCATGCAGTCTCTTTGTGAGGAGGTTATTGAGCAGCGAGGCCTCTGCGTGGTTTTtaaaagttcttcttcttctttggtttccTGCAGCACTTCAACTCCCGGACTTGTCAGCTGGTTCTGGGAGCCGGCGCGCTGCAGGTCGTCGGCCTGAAGACCATCACCACCAAGAACCTGGGTAGGACCGCCCCCGCCCGCTGCGCTCACAGCTTCAGTCCGCTGCGAAACGGACCCGCTAacccagagtgtgtgtgtgtgtgtgtgtgtgtgtgtgcgtgtgtgtgcagcgttAGCTTCCCGCTGCCTGCAGCTGGTGGTTCACTACATTCCCGTCATCAGAAGTCACTTCGAGACCAAACTGCAGCCCAAACAGTTCAGCGTCCTCAGACACTTTGACCACATCACCAAGGTAGAAACGCGCGCGTACGCACATCTACCTGAAGCAAAATGAGTGACTCAACACCTGGGAAATAGTTTACTTTATACCCCGTTGGGTGGTTTAATCTACGTCAATGCTGCCATCATCACGCGCACCTCTTTTTCAGCTGCTCCAAGAAGCTTTTTAAGCTTTATTCAGCTGGAGACTGAATATAATAAAGGAACATTTCATATTATCAAACATCTGGAGATGCGAGATGAGAAACGTAACTTAAGTAATTGCACAAACgtttgtgattttaaaaacTACAATATTTACTTCTAAGTTGCAGTGGAGCAAAAGTACAAAGTTTCCTCCAGTTAAAACGTAAGAGCCCGATAGTCAGAACGTAGAACTCAAGCGTTTCTCTTCCCTGCGTTGATCGATTTGATGGATTGTTGCCTTGCAGGACTACAACGACCACGTGGCCGAGATCTCTGCCAAGCTGGTGGCCATCATGGACAGTCTGTTCGAGAAGGTTCTGTCAAAGgtgaattattttaataataataaatcatttttctaAAGGATTTATTATTAAGGACGGCGCCACCCAGTGTACAGAATAAAGTAAAGACATTTGGCTTTCACTTCATCTAGTGACGctttattttcacacacacacacacacgttatttgTCTTCATAAGAAGAACCTTTGTTGATGCAAAAGAGTTCGCAGGACATTTAAGATCACAAAGACATTTATGTCGTTTCCTCATGAAAAGGTCACAAAAGAAGATtctcttttaatatttcatctaCTGGTTAATGTTGAAATTAAAACGCACTCCTCCATCGAGGGAAAAGCTTCAGCTCGCTGCTGGTTTGATTCCCGGCGGctgatggttgttgttgttgttgttgttgtgtgtcctcAGTACGAGGTCAAGGCCCCGATGCCCTCGGCCTGCTTCAGAAACGTCTGTAAACAGATGGCCAAGATGCACGAGGCCATTTCTGACCTTCTGCCCGAGGAGCAGACGCAGGTGAGGCTCCG
The sequence above is a segment of the Gasterosteus aculeatus chromosome 9, fGasAcu3.hap1.1, whole genome shotgun sequence genome. Coding sequences within it:
- the vps54 gene encoding vacuolar protein sorting-associated protein 54 isoform X2 → MSCWYLPFVLFSSRFLRWSCDGGEEKSRPLCFTQQLASWAASPDAMASSHGSSPVPRGGRGGIYRKERDAPPARCRSVRSLPDVCPKEPTGGGRGLCDGPSVVAEHDRWTVYSSKVNLPAALNDPRLAKRESDFFTKTWGLDFAETEVMPSFYLPNITREHFGPYLQETAQKERIHERCKTICPNKDDVDAASSLDASHEKSRAELEQVPKMFMRPEFALEDSATFNSVLPWSHFNSAGGKSSRDVASSKLLQEKLSHYLDVVEVSIARQISLRSEAFFHAMSSQHELQDRLQETQRAVAVLRGRTAAIDRIMCRGPLRALRTALTRNNCARLHNKLKLMAAVHQTQPTVQLLLSTSEFVGALELISTTKEVLQQELQGIHSFRHLGSQLCELEKLIDKMMVEDFSMYARSDLNRSLRDEPLVLEKDRLESLVFGLLRQRKLDFLDIYSDEMIFAAKAIVSQCVAENVLNIEDIDTEVVTKLADQMRLMTFPQLFELLKNIFASFLLFLQRIKATLGVIQGVVLEVLSSNQRLRLLEAGAGSGAAVQEAAPPGPSLPQGEAELAYLTHEGLFISDALNEARQQAAREQSPPEQSRAEAAGGGGGSDSAVTSVSREQSLMSGETAMPTDLELNRVTSNLQELLHTACDVSHDRCVKVLTARAKDGSLERLSSAEFVSLSRAVEAFVGDTEELCSRRSVSLRGALQSQANRFVHRFHDERKTKLSLLMDNERWKQADVPAEFQDLVNSIAGGRIALPERKVPGQEDRKPADFLLVNGQKYAVVGTVLLLIRIFLEYCQCVNDIPSIATDMLTRLSDLLKHFNSRTCQLVLGAGALQVVGLKTITTKNLALASRCLQLVVHYIPVIRSHFETKLQPKQFSVLRHFDHITKDYNDHVAEISAKLVAIMDSLFEKVLSKYEVKAPMPSACFRNVCKQMAKMHEAISDLLPEEQTQMLFLRINGSFKTHLKRQLARLGVVNDGGPQHGLVGVDVAFYTENVQVLKSLDRLDLNMAEIWEQKR
- the vps54 gene encoding vacuolar protein sorting-associated protein 54 isoform X1; the protein is MSCWYLPFVLFSSRFLRWSCDGGEEKSRPLCFTQQLASWAASPDAMASSHGSSPVPRGGRGGIYRKERDAPPARCRSVRSLPDVCPKEPTGGGRGLCDGPSVVAEHDRWTVYSSKVNLPAALNDPRLAKRESDFFTKTWGLDFAETEVMPSFYLPNITREHFGPYLQETAQKERIHERCKTICPNKDDVDAASSLDASHEKSRAELEQVPKMFMRPEFALEDSATFNSVLPWSHFNSAGGKSSRDVASSKLLQEKLSHYLDVVEVSIARQISLRSEAFFHAMSSQHELQDRLQETQRAVAVLRGRTAAIDRIMCRGPLRALRTALTRNNCARLHNKLKLMAAVHQTQPTVQLLLSTSEFVGALELISTTKEVLQQELQGIHSFRHLGSQLCELEKLIDKMMVEDFSMYARSDLNRSLRDEPLVLEKVHRPNADSQKDRLESLVFGLLRQRKLDFLDIYSDEMIFAAKAIVSQCVAENVLNIEDIDTEVVTKLADQMRLMTFPQLFELLKNIFASFLLFLQRIKATLGVIQGVVLEVLSSNQRLRLLEAGAGSGAAVQEAAPPGPSLPQGEAELAYLTHEGLFISDALNEARQQAAREQSPPEQSRAEAAGGGGGSDSAVTSVSREQSLMSGETAMPTDLELNRVTSNLQELLHTACDVSHDRCVKVLTARAKDGSLERLSSAEFVSLSRAVEAFVGDTEELCSRRSVSLRGALQSQANRFVHRFHDERKTKLSLLMDNERWKQADVPAEFQDLVNSIAGGRIALPERKVPGQEDRKPADFLLVNGQKYAVVGTVLLLIRIFLEYCQCVNDIPSIATDMLTRLSDLLKHFNSRTCQLVLGAGALQVVGLKTITTKNLALASRCLQLVVHYIPVIRSHFETKLQPKQFSVLRHFDHITKDYNDHVAEISAKLVAIMDSLFEKVLSKYEVKAPMPSACFRNVCKQMAKMHEAISDLLPEEQTQMLFLRINGSFKTHLKRQLARLGVVNDGGPQHGLVGVDVAFYTENVQVLKSLDRLDLNMAEIWEQKR